The following proteins are co-located in the Castor canadensis chromosome 5, mCasCan1.hap1v2, whole genome shotgun sequence genome:
- the Uckl1 gene encoding uridine-cytidine kinase-like 1 isoform X2, whose protein sequence is MAASPASADAAPSPPPPTAAQDVPGGPAEQSETASEDRSNAGPLDRLLPPVGTGRSPRKRTTSQCKSEPPLLRTSKRTIYTAGRPPWYNEHGTQSKEAFAIGLGGGSASGKTTVARMIIEALDVPWVVLLSMDSFYKVLTQQQQEQAAHNNFNFDHPDAFDFDLIISTLKKLKQGRSVQVPIYDFTTHSRKKDWKTLYGANVIIFEGIMAFADKTLLELLDMKIFVDTDSDIRLVRRLRRDIGERGRDIEGVIKQYNKFVKPAFDQYIQPTMRLADIVVPRGSGNTVAIDLIVQHVHSQLEERELSVRAALASAHQCHPLPRTLSVLKSTPQVRGMHTIIRDKETSRDEFIFYSKRLMRLLIEHALSFLPFQDCVVQTPQGQNYAGKCYAGKQITGVSILRAGETMEPALRAVCKDVRIGTILIQTNQLTGEPELHYLRLPKDISDDHVILMDCTVSTGAAAMMAVRVLLDHDVPEAKIFLLSLLMAEMGVHSVAYAFPRVRIITTAVDKRVNDLFRIIPGIGNFGDRYFGTDAVPDGSDEEEVASTG, encoded by the exons ATGGCTGCGTCGCCCGCCTCTGCGGACGCCGCCCCCTCGCCCCCGCCGCCTACCGCGGCTCAGGATGTGCCTGGGGGGCCGGCGGAGCAGAGTGAAACAGCATCCGAGGACCG CAGCAATGCAGGGCCCTTGGACAGACTTCTCCCACCTGTGGGTACTGGGCGCTCACCCCGGAAGCGTACTACCAGCCAATGCAAGTCTGAGCCCCCACTGCTGCGCACAAGCAAGCGTACTATCTACACGGCCGGGCGGCCACCCTGGTACAATGAGCATGGCACACAGTCCAAAGAAGCCTTCGCCATTG GCCTGGGAGGTGGCAGTGCCTCCGGGAAGACCACTGTGGCCAGAATGATCATCGAGGCACTGGACGTACCCTGGGTAGTCTTGCTGTCCATGGACTCTTTCTACAAG GTTCTGacacagcagcagcaggagcaggCTGCCCACAACAACTTCAACTTTGACCATCCTGATGCCTTTGACTTTGACCTTATCATTTCCACTCTCAAGAAGCTGAAACAGGGCAGGAGTGTCCAAGTGCCCATCTATGACTTCACCACCCACAGCCGGAAAAAGGACTGG AAAACTCTGTATGGTGCAAACGTCATTATCTTTGAGGGCATCATGGCTTTTGCTGACAAAACACTGCTGGAG CTCTTGGACATGAAGATCTTTGTGGACACAGACTCTGACATCCGCCTGGTTCGGCGGCTGCGCCGGGACATCGGTGAGCGAGGCCGGGACATTGAGGGCGTCATCAAGCAGTATAACAAGTTTGTGAAGCCTGCCTTTGACCAGTATATCCAGCCCACCATGCGTCTGGCAGACATTGTGGTGCCCAGAG GGAGCGGGAACACAGTGGCCATCGACTTGATCGTGCAGCATGTACACAGCCAGCTGGAGGAG CGTGAACTCAGCGTCAG GGCCGCACTGGCCTCAGCTCACCAGTGCCACCCCCTTCCCCGGACGCTGAGTGTCCTCAAGAGCACGCCGCAGGTACGGGGCATGCACACCATCATCAG GGACAAGGAGACCAGCCGGGACGAATTCATCTTCTACTCTAAGAGGCTGATGAGGCTGCTCATAGAGCACGCACTGTCCTTCCTGCCCTTCCAG GACTGTGTCGTCCAGACCCCGCAAGGGCAGAACTACGCGGGCAAGTGCTACGCGGGGAAGCAG atCACTGGTGTGTCCATCCTGCGAGCCGGGGAGACAATGGAGCCCGCACTGCGTGCTGTGTGCAAGGATGTGCGCATCGGCACCATCCTCATCCAGACCAACCAGCTCACCGGGGAGCCTGAG CTCCACTACCTGAGGCTGCCTAAGGATATCAGTGACGACCACGTGATTCTGATGGACTGCACAGTGTCCACAGGCGCTGCTGCCATGATGGCCGTGCGAGTGCTCCTG GACCATGATGTGCCGGAGGCCAAGATCTTCTTGCTGTCCCTGCTCATGGCGGAGATGGGCGTGCATTCCGTGGCCTATGCGTTCCCGCGGGTGAGAATCATCACCACCGCTGTGGACAAGCGCGTCAATGACCTTTTCCGCATCATCCCAGGCATCG GGAACTTTGGTGATCGCTATTTTGGGACGGATGCAGTCCCTGATGGCAGTGATGAAGAAGAAGTGGCTTCCACTGGTTAG
- the Uckl1 gene encoding uridine-cytidine kinase-like 1 isoform X4 gives MAASPASADAAPSPPPPTAAQDVPGGPAEQSETASEDRNAGPLDRLLPPVGTGRSPRKRTTSQCKSEPPLLRTSKRTIYTAGRPPWYNEHGTQSKEAFAIGLGGGSASGKTTVARMIIEALDVPWVVLLSMDSFYKVLTQQQQEQAAHNNFNFDHPDAFDFDLIISTLKKLKQGRSVQVPIYDFTTHSRKKDWKTLYGANVIIFEGIMAFADKTLLELLDMKIFVDTDSDIRLVRRLRRDIGERGRDIEGVIKQYNKFVKPAFDQYIQPTMRLADIVVPRGSGNTVAIDLIVQHVHSQLEERELSVRAALASAHQCHPLPRTLSVLKSTPQVRGMHTIIRDKETSRDEFIFYSKRLMRLLIEHALSFLPFQDCVVQTPQGQNYAGKCYAGKQITGVSILRAGETMEPALRAVCKDVRIGTILIQTNQLTGEPELHYLRLPKDISDDHVILMDCTVSTGAAAMMAVRVLLDHDVPEAKIFLLSLLMAEMGVHSVAYAFPRVRIITTAVDKRVNDLFRIIPGIGNFGDRYFGTDAVPDGSDEEEVASTG, from the exons ATGGCTGCGTCGCCCGCCTCTGCGGACGCCGCCCCCTCGCCCCCGCCGCCTACCGCGGCTCAGGATGTGCCTGGGGGGCCGGCGGAGCAGAGTGAAACAGCATCCGAGGACCG CAATGCAGGGCCCTTGGACAGACTTCTCCCACCTGTGGGTACTGGGCGCTCACCCCGGAAGCGTACTACCAGCCAATGCAAGTCTGAGCCCCCACTGCTGCGCACAAGCAAGCGTACTATCTACACGGCCGGGCGGCCACCCTGGTACAATGAGCATGGCACACAGTCCAAAGAAGCCTTCGCCATTG GCCTGGGAGGTGGCAGTGCCTCCGGGAAGACCACTGTGGCCAGAATGATCATCGAGGCACTGGACGTACCCTGGGTAGTCTTGCTGTCCATGGACTCTTTCTACAAG GTTCTGacacagcagcagcaggagcaggCTGCCCACAACAACTTCAACTTTGACCATCCTGATGCCTTTGACTTTGACCTTATCATTTCCACTCTCAAGAAGCTGAAACAGGGCAGGAGTGTCCAAGTGCCCATCTATGACTTCACCACCCACAGCCGGAAAAAGGACTGG AAAACTCTGTATGGTGCAAACGTCATTATCTTTGAGGGCATCATGGCTTTTGCTGACAAAACACTGCTGGAG CTCTTGGACATGAAGATCTTTGTGGACACAGACTCTGACATCCGCCTGGTTCGGCGGCTGCGCCGGGACATCGGTGAGCGAGGCCGGGACATTGAGGGCGTCATCAAGCAGTATAACAAGTTTGTGAAGCCTGCCTTTGACCAGTATATCCAGCCCACCATGCGTCTGGCAGACATTGTGGTGCCCAGAG GGAGCGGGAACACAGTGGCCATCGACTTGATCGTGCAGCATGTACACAGCCAGCTGGAGGAG CGTGAACTCAGCGTCAG GGCCGCACTGGCCTCAGCTCACCAGTGCCACCCCCTTCCCCGGACGCTGAGTGTCCTCAAGAGCACGCCGCAGGTACGGGGCATGCACACCATCATCAG GGACAAGGAGACCAGCCGGGACGAATTCATCTTCTACTCTAAGAGGCTGATGAGGCTGCTCATAGAGCACGCACTGTCCTTCCTGCCCTTCCAG GACTGTGTCGTCCAGACCCCGCAAGGGCAGAACTACGCGGGCAAGTGCTACGCGGGGAAGCAG atCACTGGTGTGTCCATCCTGCGAGCCGGGGAGACAATGGAGCCCGCACTGCGTGCTGTGTGCAAGGATGTGCGCATCGGCACCATCCTCATCCAGACCAACCAGCTCACCGGGGAGCCTGAG CTCCACTACCTGAGGCTGCCTAAGGATATCAGTGACGACCACGTGATTCTGATGGACTGCACAGTGTCCACAGGCGCTGCTGCCATGATGGCCGTGCGAGTGCTCCTG GACCATGATGTGCCGGAGGCCAAGATCTTCTTGCTGTCCCTGCTCATGGCGGAGATGGGCGTGCATTCCGTGGCCTATGCGTTCCCGCGGGTGAGAATCATCACCACCGCTGTGGACAAGCGCGTCAATGACCTTTTCCGCATCATCCCAGGCATCG GGAACTTTGGTGATCGCTATTTTGGGACGGATGCAGTCCCTGATGGCAGTGATGAAGAAGAAGTGGCTTCCACTGGTTAG